Sequence from the Marinibacterium anthonyi genome:
GTTCTTCCATGGCATCGTCACCAGCCCGCTGTCGCTTGTGCTCTTCATCGCAGTTATCCTGATCTTCGTGTCGCAGACGCCGCTCTGGGCCCGCGCCAAGAAAAAACTGCTGGGCGATCCGGCGGAAGAGGGGACACTATGAGCACGACCGGCACGCTCCGCCTCGGACTGATCGGCGACAATATCGCCCGCTCGCGGTCGCCGCTGCTGCACCGGCTGGCCGGTGGCCAGAACGGCGTCGAAGTGACCTATGAGCGGCTGGTGCCGAAGGACATGGCGCGCAGCTTCGACGAGATCTTCGAAGTCTGCGAGGGCGAGGGCTACCGCGGCATCAACGTGACCTATCCCTACAAGGAAATCGCCGCGAAAAAGGTCGAGGTGGACGATCCGCTGGTGCGCGCCGTGGGGGCGGTCAATACCGTGATCTTCGGCGGGGCGCGGCCCAAGGGGTTCAACACCGACTATTCCGGCTTTATGGCGGCCTATCGGCGGGTGATGGGCGACACGCCCACCGGCACCGTGCTGGTGATCGGCACCGGCGGCGTCGGGCGGGCGGTGGCCTTCGGGCTGTCAGGGCTGGGAACGCGCAGACTGCGCCTCGTCGACCGCGATCCCGCCAAGGCCGAGGCGCTGGCCGAGGCGCTGAAATCCGTCGCGCCTGACATGGAGATCAGCATCTGGCTCAGCGCCGAGAAGGCAGCCGAAGGCTGCAGCGGGCTGATCAACTGCACCCCCGTGGGCATGGTCGGCTACGAGGGCACGCCGCTCGCGCCAGAGGCCATGACCGGCGCCGTCTGGGTCTTCGACGCAGTCTACACACCGGTGGACACGCAGTTCCTGCAGGATGCCGCCGCCGCGGGGCTGAAGGTGATTTCGGGCTGGGAGCTCTACTTCTATCAGGGCGTCCACGCCTGGAAGCTGTTTTCCGGCCTGGGACTGGACGACGCGGCCCTGCGCAAGTCGCTTGTCGACATGGGAGATGCCGAATGAAAACCTGCATCGCAACGGTCTTGATCTAGGGCAGGCTCTCCGAGAAGCTCGAGGCGATCTTGGCGGCGGGCTTCGACGGTATCGTGATCTTCGAGCAGGATTTCATCACCGACAGCGGCAGCGCCCGCGACGTCGGTAACCGCATCCGCGACCACGGGTTGTCGATCGACCTCTTCCAGCCCTTCCGCGATTTCGAGGGGCTGCCCGTCATCCGCCGCACCAGCCGATCGAAGGCACCGCCTTCGTCAATTCGCGACGCGCGGCGCCGAGGCGGACAAGCTGCGTGCACAGCTCGCGGCGCTCGGCTTTGCCGAGACCGGTCGCCACGTCGCCAAGGCCATCACCCTCTGGCAGCAGGGCGACATCCGCCTCGTGGTGAACGAGGAAGAGGGCGATGTCGCCGGCTCCGCCTGCAACATGCATGGCACTTCGGTCTGCGATGTCGGCATCACCGTCGGCTCGTCGTCCGAGACGCTGGAGCGCGCCACCTCTTTCGCGCAGGCCCCCGCCGTCGGCCAGCTCGACATTCCCGCAATCCGCGGTCTGGGCGGCAGCGTGCTGCATTTCCTCGACGCCTCCCACGCCGGAGTCTGGATCGAGGAATTCGGCGCCGGTCGCGACGGCCCGCAGGGTGCCGGGCTGCGCCGCGTCGATCACATCGCGCAGACCATGACCTACGATGAGATGCTGAGCTGGTCGCTGTTCTCCAGCTCGCTGCTAGACACGGCGAAGGCGCCGATGGTCGACGTGATCGATCCTGACGGGCTGGTACGCTCGCAGGCTATAGGAGTCGCAGTTCAGATATCGCTCACAACCCGATCAGCGGTCGCAATGTCCGGCCACCGGATGGCGGACAGGAGGCATCAGTGAAGGGCACGAGCACCGAGAGCGAGGCGCTGGGGGTCTAGGTCGATGACCGGCGCGCCCTATCTGGTGATCAACCTGCGGGCCACCTTCCACGGCATGCTGGCTGGCCGCGCCGAGGCGCAGGAAACGGCGCCGGTGACCACCATGGGCTGGGGCGGCGAATGGGACGACCGCATCGCCGCCGCCTGTTACATGCCGTTCACCGAAAAGTCCGGCACACCGGTGCAGGTTATCCCCTATTCGACGCCGAAAGTGCTGGCGATGCACGAAGCAGGCACCATGGAGGTCGATGTCCTGCTGGGTGCGGGTCTTGATACGCCGATGCTGATCGACAAGGGCGTCGCCGCGCCCATCGACTGGTCCGTCGTCGACAAGGACGCGCTGACGCCGAACCAGCTGGCCTATGGCGATTACGCCATCGGGGGCAGCACGCTGTCCTACGTGATGG
This genomic interval carries:
- the aroE_4 gene encoding Quinate/shikimate dehydrogenase; translated protein: MSTTGTLRLGLIGDNIARSRSPLLHRLAGGQNGVEVTYERLVPKDMARSFDEIFEVCEGEGYRGINVTYPYKEIAAKKVEVDDPLVRAVGAVNTVIFGGARPKGFNTDYSGFMAAYRRVMGDTPTGTVLVIGTGGVGRAVAFGLSGLGTRRLRLVDRDPAKAEALAEALKSVAPDMEISIWLSAEKAAEGCSGLINCTPVGMVGYEGTPLAPEAMTGAVWVFDAVYTPVDTQFLQDAAAAGLKVISGWELYFYQGVHAWKLFSGLGLDDAALRKSLVDMGDAE
- the hpd_2 gene encoding 4-hydroxyphenylpyruvate dioxygenase, whose product is MVNEEEGDVAGSACNMHGTSVCDVGITVGSSSETLERATSFAQAPAVGQLDIPAIRGLGGSVLHFLDASHAGVWIEEFGAGRDGPQGAGLRRVDHIAQTMTYDEMLSWSLFSSSLLDTAKAPMVDVIDPDGLVRSQAIGVAVQISLTTRSAVAMSGHRMADRRHQ